One window of the Peptacetobacter hiranonis genome contains the following:
- a CDS encoding V-type ATP synthase subunit D, which translates to MARLNVNPTRMVLASLKKRLSVASRGHKLLKDKRDELMKTFLDLARENKVLREEVEIMISGVYQNFSIANAVMSSQAVEEALMYPKQGVIVNVDKKNVMSVDVPVFDFETTTNDVTDIYSYGFATTSGELDAAISELSRVFPVMLKLAAMEKEANLLADEIEKTRRRVNALEYVMIPQLQETIKYITMKLDENERGNQTRLMKVKDMMLNEAIEEKRAQDEAMYNEYKETHQ; encoded by the coding sequence ATGGCAAGACTAAATGTAAATCCTACCAGAATGGTACTTGCTTCTTTAAAAAAGCGTCTGAGTGTTGCCAGTAGAGGACATAAACTTCTAAAAGACAAACGTGATGAGCTAATGAAAACTTTCTTAGATTTAGCAAGAGAAAATAAGGTTTTACGTGAAGAAGTTGAAATAATGATAAGCGGTGTTTATCAGAACTTCAGTATAGCAAATGCTGTAATGTCATCACAAGCCGTTGAAGAAGCACTTATGTATCCAAAACAGGGTGTAATAGTTAATGTTGACAAAAAGAACGTAATGAGTGTTGATGTACCAGTATTTGACTTTGAAACAACTACAAATGACGTTACAGATATATACTCATATGGATTTGCAACAACTTCAGGAGAACTAGATGCAGCTATAAGTGAATTATCTAGGGTATTCCCAGTAATGCTAAAGCTAGCAGCTATGGAAAAAGAAGCAAATCTACTTGCTGATGAAATCGAAAAAACAAGACGTCGTGTTAATGCACTTGAATATGTAATGATACCTCAGCTTCAGGAAACTATCAAATACATAACAATGAAACTTGACGAAAATGAAAGAGGAAATCAGACAAGACTTATGAAAGTTAAGGATATGATGCTTAACGAAGCCATTGAAGAAAAAAGAGCTCAAGATGAAGCTATGTATAATGAGTATAAAGAAACACATCAATAG